The genomic DNA AATTTGCCGGAGTGGATGCTTTTCCTATATGTCTTGATACACAAGATACGGAAGAAATAATAAGAACAGTAAAGCTCCTTGCACCGGGACTCGGAGGTATAAATCTTGAGGATATATCTGCACCGAGATGTATAGAAATAGAAAGCAGATTAAAAAAAGAATTGGATATTCCCGTTTTTCATGATGATCAGCATGGTACGGCAATAGTAGTAACTGCCGGTCTTATAAATGCATACAGGTTTCTGGGGAAAAATCTTAAAGATGCAAGAGTAGTAGTTAACGGAGCAGGAGCAGCAGGGAGTTCCATCTGTAAAATGATAAAGGAGCTTGGTGTAAGTGATATTATTGCAGTGGATAAAACCGGAATATTAAACCGGGATGATATCAAAGACTATAACGAGCTTCACAAAGAACTGGCAGAAATAACAAATATAAATAATAAAAAAGGAACACTTAGTGACGCCCTTGAAGGATCAGATATATTTATAGGCGTATCAGCAGGAAATATACTAAAAAAAGATATGGTAAAGAAAATGAATAAAGATGCAGTGATTTTTGCCATGGCAAATCCTGTGCCTGAAATAATGCCCGAGGATGCACTGGAAGCAGGAGCAGTTATAGTGGGAACAGGAAGATCGGACTATCCTAATCAGATAAATAATGTTCTGGCATTTCCGGGACTTTTTAAAGGCGCACTTGAGGCTAAATCAAAAAAAATTACAGAAGATATGAAAATAGAGGCTGCAAAAGCTATAGCATATATTTTGAATGATGACGATCTAAAAAAAGATTATATAATTCCTGATGTCTTTGATAAAAGAGTAGTAGAGAGCGTGGCCGAAGCAGTAAAAAAAGTCGCTGTAAGCAGCGGTATATGCAGATAGTAAGAATTTTTGTTAAATTTGACCTGTAATGTCAGCAGACTCATTTTAATATATTTTTATTT from Sebaldella termitidis ATCC 33386 includes the following:
- a CDS encoding NAD(P)-dependent malic enzyme encodes the protein MSVFDESLKLHEKNKGKIEVISKVKVENMEDLSLAYSPGVAEPCKRIAENKENVYKYTSKGNMIAVVTDGSAVLGLGNIGPEAALPVMEGKAILFKEFAGVDAFPICLDTQDTEEIIRTVKLLAPGLGGINLEDISAPRCIEIESRLKKELDIPVFHDDQHGTAIVVTAGLINAYRFLGKNLKDARVVVNGAGAAGSSICKMIKELGVSDIIAVDKTGILNRDDIKDYNELHKELAEITNINNKKGTLSDALEGSDIFIGVSAGNILKKDMVKKMNKDAVIFAMANPVPEIMPEDALEAGAVIVGTGRSDYPNQINNVLAFPGLFKGALEAKSKKITEDMKIEAAKAIAYILNDDDLKKDYIIPDVFDKRVVESVAEAVKKVAVSSGICR